ATACAAATATCCAAGGTCACCTACATGTAGAGGGGCATCAAGACCAGTCAATAGAGCATCAAACACCATGGCTTTGGTCACCTTGGATTACTTTAAGCCCCGAGGACCAAGTCTTTGGAGTCTTCCCACAAGGCTGAGGGTCCACGAGGCCCAGGATTGCGCTTTTACCAAGCTAATTTACTGCTTGGCCTAACCTTATAAACCTTGCTTTCTGTTTCAAAACATGCCCTGAATGTGAgttcacaagtacatgtagttggctTAGAATTGTGTGATTTAATGACTAGTGTTAAACAAGAGTGCATGCAtattaattctttttatattgAAGATCAGACCAAGTGAAAAGTGTTTTGATATAGACGAACGTATGTAACACTCGGCCTCGTGGACCATCCCCTTCTCATTATGGCACATTTCTGTATTAAAGCAGCACAAACGGAAACATTAAAAATTGCACACAAATATCCAAGGCCAATGAGAGGAGCAATGGCACCAATCAATATGGAATCCAAGGACATTTGCCTGGTGTAAGCCCTGTTCATTTCTTAAAGGTAAATTTGGTTACCTTGGAAGCCAGTCCTCCAGGGCAACCCTAGTGTCTTCAGGAGCTTTCGTCTCTTTTTTGACCCACTTGAGCCTGTTACTGATGCGATGGACGTGGGTGTCCACCCCGATCCCTGTGACTTGGTTCCATCCCACATCCATGATGATATGGGCCATCTTAGGACCAACCCCTGGAAGTTGGACCAGTTCCTTCAGAGTTGGAGGAATGTCCCCTTGGTACTGGTCCTTTAAGATCTGTGTGGTTCTCTTGATGTAATCTGCTTTCCTCTagaattaaaaaaggaaaattatcaatggaaagaaaaaatctCAATGCAAGCTACTCTTGacagaaagatgaaaaattaaagaatcAAATGTGTGAaagtatgataaaaaataaattatagtatttatgaaataatatcattttatgtAATTGCACATTATCATATATGTAAACTCAGACTTGCAAATAATCTGAGGcttctggggcccatttcataaaacgtgttacaataacagttaaaagctactaaaatccttctatctgattggctgatgctAAATAGAAACTGTGCATTTGTACTACAACAAGTCTTCATGTAACAGGCCCCAGGTATACATGTGTTTCAAGTACAGATGCTTATGATGCAAATTTGgaaaggaattattttgagagGATGAAAAGTATATagcagatacatgtaggtgacaGTTAAAACATATAATCCAGAGTCCGAAGACACTGTTTGCCCATTATTGgagtaaaataaaatgcaaaaattaatttgatctTGAGAGGAAAAGTCAAGAAAATAATCCCCCTCCCCTTCATATACAAGTTAGACTGAATCAAACCAAAAGTAtaattattaacaaaatatcaaacagCTCTCAATGAAAGAGATTCAGATATAGTCTGCTATAGTCTGctatagtctgctatgcagactctgaatggctcgtgaagTGGGATCTGCAGCTGGTTTGTGAAACAAatcagcctgaaagggcgagcgaagcgagccatctGCAGCtccagtagacctagtctgctatgcagactccttgaatcagctgtgatacacacactgcagatatGGGTCTACAGTTGCAGACTAATTCAGATATATGACAAGCTGTCCTTATGCATCCTCTGCAAACTTGCAAATATATTTAGTTCACTtttcctacatacatgtaactcaaTAATGCAGAATACTTTAGCGATCTGACATATGTGTAGAATAACTTGCTCACACTGGCAACTGAAACATTGTCTGCAGGCACAGATCCTTGGTTTTCGCAATTCGcatagtgcataatgcagagtctgaagtagcgTGTCTATGTATGCACTGTGGCTGGCTCTACTTATTTGACACAGACAGGGCCTTTGGCAtctagtctttactctagacctgttattggtaaaagtgtcaaatatgagtgTGTGCATGCAGAATAACTGAAACATGCCTCATTTCAACACATCTTGAAGGAAAGCTTTGGTGATTACAGTAAAGTAAAAGGATGCCCTGATATTAACAACTTATATGGTGACTGACACTAGcctacctacggggggggggggggggagactgcCCCCCCTGATGAGTCACAACCcaatgcaagggacgtatccctccccccctcccctgacgaagttgaagacctttttttttggcttgtcaatttattttgtgtacgaaatcctttatttgtggttgaagaccttttttttttgcttgacaaattttggggcagacgattttgcccccccctgtggaaaatcctagggtACGCTACTTGTGACTGAGATGAGGGTGGGGTAGCATTAAGAGCAGTAATGCTAACTACATTTACCTTCCAAAACCCAACAGGATAAATGAGTTGCCCAATCTTGGCTTCAGGGGTCTTGAGGATGTTATTGACGGTCAGACCATGATTCTTCAGCTTGGTCATTGCAGCAGAGGTAACTTGATCCTTCGTCTGACTCGACAGCATAAGCGACAAGAGAACATGGTAGCGGTACACCTACCAAATAAGCAATAAACCATGCAGTTCATTAAAGGATGGATAAAAATTTTGTCTTATAAGATAAAGGCCTACTTTTGATTGGCATGTACATGGCATAGGAAATACTGtatcaaaatttacatttatACACAAGGCTCTTACATAAACCATGGCCCAACCAGGGGCCATAGCATTAACCCTGTTTTGTGTACATTATATACAATCAAGTCAAAGTTTGCAGAAGCATTAATGAAGATGGAGGACTATAATTTCAAATGAAGAGATCGAGGTCAACAGGATTACCTCACCTCGTAACATGAGGATGATGAATGTTCGAATAAACCAAAGTTAGATAAAATCAAGTCAAAGAATACCACTTTATTATAGGAACTAAAGTTGAAAACAAATCTATCTTTAGAATGATTGATTAAACAATAAAGGGAAAATACACATTTGTAGTCTTGGgtttggaaacaaaaaaaacaaggagaaaattatgttataaaatataggcctacacaagGCATTATAGACCTAGACCAAGTAGATCTATAAACTATAATACCTCAGGAGCTGCAGAAGAGTCACAAATCTTCTCTGCTCCCATGCTGTCAACTGGTGCATCTCTGTTCTTCCTCATCTCACGAATGTTTTCCAGCTGTTCTTTCCACATCACTGGTTCCCATACATCCTTCATCACCTCATCTTGGGGTCGGGCATCCTCAGGCAAGTCATCCCACGTCTTTCTCTCCCGTACATCTGTCTTTGATGAGTTCCCACCTTCTTCCTCATGAACCATACTCTTCTTTTTAGACTTTTTGTTCTGATGACTCCTATTTGTCATCTTGGAACTGTTTTCTGAAGTTTCAGATGGTTCAGTAACTTTAGAGCTCTCCGGGATATTTTCTGAAGTCTGAACTTTCACCTTCTTGACTGCAGGGACACCTGTTGTTGAGGATTCATATGCAATCTTCACATGTCTCTGTTTAGCATCTGGTCTCGTTCTTCGAGTTTCTTCCCCATTTCCTGTTTCATCATGATGAAATGgtccattgacattgtgtgaaGACTCCTGGCGTCTTGTATTTGTACCGCCTTTGTCTATGGCTTTGCCTTTGGCTTTACCCAAACTCAAGGAGCCTAATTTTCTTGCTTGGGATCTAGTTGTTCTTCCCTGGAAGTAAGGAGACAGGACCAAATCAGCACTAGATGGCGACGTCATCATCACAGCTCTTCTCATTGACACTGCTCCACAAATGAAATGTGCCACACGCATTAATGCTAGAGCTCAGTCATGTCAATCAGAGTCAAAGTAAACTAAGCAACAGGTGAAACTTGATCTAGTTTAATATGGGTTTACCCAATTCACAGGGTTTTCCTCACTTGAAGACGCTTTATGTAGAACTAAAAACACGGCAGCATCCAATCCTGTGTTGTGTACGTCTGGCAGATCCAAGTCTGAGCTCTCCTTGATCCCGCGGGGGTCCTGCATGCTCCAATATTGATCCCCGCCGCTCCATCAGCTGGCGGCACCCACTCCGGCTCCGATTCGATTGCGCGAATGCAGCTGAGTTGTTTTTAAATCTTCCCTGCACACGTGCGCATTGTTTACATATCGCGGGAAAGTTCGCCAGACGAAGGAAAATCGGcaacaataatattattttacaagtgataatttttaaatgtttaataatttacactataatattattgataatcaagaaaacataaaatatagataattattaatatttttgttattaatatgtgatatttcattcagtaaataaataaaatgatgtcaCGATCGTTCGTTTTCCTCCATACACAACAAATTTGTTCTACAGACTACACCGGTGTGTACGACAAGATGAGAGTTACGATCATTCGTCATTTATTGAGctaaatcaattgtaaaaactAACTTTTGGTCTATTCTGAGGAAAATAAACACGATTTTGACGTCAAACGGAGCAAGAGAATATATCTGAGCTGAACAATGGCCCGAAACGCTTGTAATCGAGCCACAGGCCTCCTGTTTTTTTCTGGAAACAGCCATCCGGAGTTGTCCAATTCTGTTGCACGGTAAATAACTTTAACGTTAATGTTAACCCAGGGAGCGCCGGCCCGCTTCCCGGGCCGGCGCCCAGGAGCTCACCGTGTTTACCACTGATAGATCACTATCAGTGgtatttacccatactcacgggacaagggattatggtcaaaatatctagcaagataaattgtgaaaacagaaattatgcacttaccacgattatatggatgaaggtctaacgagtggtagaatcctgacatcgaggcacagactgaaACCTCAAAAAAACTGGAAAGTTCTCTCCTCCCCAGTCTGAGTCTCGATCGGCCGATTTTGTTgtgaatcataacaaaatggccgatcgacatgatcgagactggggtagaaggagagaacttttcggtttattgaggttccagtctgtgcatCGATGTCAGGATTCTACCACTCGtcagaccttcatccatatgaTGCatgtaagtgcataatttatgttttcataaaaatcataatttatcttgctagatattttgaccataatctaccattgtcccgtgagtatgggtaaatacatGGTAAGCTCTTGGGCGCCGGACCGCTTCACGGTCCGGCACTCCCTCGGTTACGTTAATGTGGAACCAGAGCGCGAGCCGGGGGAGTTGAACTGTTTTTTTAAGCCCATGGCCATGCACTAACGTTAGGCGTAatgaaggaagggggggggggggatatttctACGCACCCTCGGCCTAGAATTGATTAAATCTAAACTTGAATGAGATTGatattccacatttttttttcatattgtccTTCATATTAATAAGAGTAACTAAGTGTGCCTAAACTAGTCTAGAGTAGGGTGTCTCCAGACACCCTAGATCTACCTGAActttactttcaaagtttaaGTAATGGCTGCAATATATTTTCTCCTCGGGTGGTTCCTACATAGTATAGGGACATTGAGGAGTATCATCAAGAAGAATGTAGGCCTAACGCTAAAATAAACGGTTAAAATCTCATCATGCTCATAAAGAAAATGTCCACACCACAGGAGTCTACAACTAATGGTTTTAGTATACAACTttgacagctggcagccgtctgtttcgaggagttttttaacattttattttttaaaaatatttctcctcgtacacagacggcttgcTATCCATCAGCCACCATTAGCGGGTGAataatgcaaaatccccccgactgggctcatcgatttttgtctttatttcataaaaatatataaaaagaactttaccaaaaaataaagattattattccgttttggcctAAAATGCACGAAAAGTAAAgcagggaaaaataaaaaaacagtgaCTCACTTCGGCTGTtgcgcaacttcacttccctgttttatccgaacttaaGGCCTACGTATGGCTTtcagtcccctgtacagatcaagctagaacttcggtctctgtatttggtgagtggagccaacggagttcattGGAACagccaacataacagagaccgaagcttttggtctaactaCAACTGTACAAGGCACCACACCagctaacccagggagctcctgCCTGCTTCGCAggcgggagcccaggagctCACCGTGCATATACTCATACAGTTAAAGCCCTTGCCCTAAGGCATATGGCAACGGCTTCTGAATAGAACTTTTGTCATTCggagtatctagagaactgaaaattaggcCTGAAAAGGGGGTCATCAAAGTGGCTCCCCATACCACCAATATATATTCAATGTTTTAACATGTTGAAGTGTAATGATATTCCAATAATTATTACCCTTTCTTTGAAACCTTTATTAATTACCCAATATTTCTCAGATTATTGTCACCATTTATCTGTAAAACTGATGTTGTTATTTCTTTATCAGGCGTCTAGGAGTAGAATTGGGCCAGGTGGACGTTTATACCCAAGACAACAAAGGtaatcattacatgtacattgatatTAATGTTAAAACCTTGTTCTTTAATCCGAACatttcagagctgccaagtatgGAGCAATTTATCCTATTTAGTAGGAATTTTAAGGGGAAGTTGACCACTAAATGGGATTTTCCCCTAGAAACAggatttttgaaacttttacAATGTAAGAATTATGATTTTGTgtatgttttcctttttttcacaatttaaaagaaaataggaTTCTAGGCTTGAAATATGATAAAGAGAAATGATGAATaggatttcttgacaattcatgTTGGCAGCTCTGACTTTTTGAATGTTTACATGACAACGTTACAACTCAGAAAATAAGCTGTATTTTAGAATTATGGCACTAGTGGCAACCTCTAATTGTCCAAAAATAGTCTCTTCATTTCCCTTTATAGAGAATTCTTTTTATGGGTAAAAGAAGGTTGTCACTTAGTATGCAGTAACTCTGAAGACCTTTATATGAGATGTCcttcattttttgtctcgccca
This genomic window from Lytechinus variegatus isolate NC3 chromosome 10, Lvar_3.0, whole genome shotgun sequence contains:
- the LOC121423149 gene encoding endonuclease III-like protein 1, which translates into the protein MRVAHFICGAVSMRRAVMMTSPSSADLVLSPYFQGRTTRSQARKLGSLSLGKAKGKAIDKGGTNTRRQESSHNVNGPFHHDETGNGEETRRTRPDAKQRHVKIAYESSTTGVPAVKKVKVQTSENIPESSKVTEPSETSENSSKMTNRSHQNKKSKKKSMVHEEEGGNSSKTDVRERKTWDDLPEDARPQDEVMKDVWEPVMWKEQLENIREMRKNRDAPVDSMGAEKICDSSAAPEVYRYHVLLSLMLSSQTKDQVTSAAMTKLKNHGLTVNNILKTPEAKIGQLIYPVGFWKRKADYIKRTTQILKDQYQGDIPPTLKELVQLPGVGPKMAHIIMDVGWNQVTGIGVDTHVHRISNRLKWVKKETKAPEDTRVALEDWLPRDMWSEVNVLLVGFGQQTCLPVGPKCFECLNKDICPFGKQEIRRKSPIKKSPVKK